ataaaaattaattcgtgtaaatatttaatataattaatagctttttactgaaaaattaaagagattttgtactattaaataaatattttaatttaattaattttaaaatgtaaataaactaataaaattcttaaaaaacaGAGACACCTCATAATAATTATCCCAAATTTatttgagaaaatgttttaaaggtAATTAAGGttcttagatatttaaaaataaaaaaaattaatccaataaattatttaataagccTATATCACGAGCTTAAAAGAACTCGTGTGAGAGTGTAAACATACTCTTAGGATATGTTTAATTCAACTAccgtttttaaatttttttgaaatttaattaaattttatattttgtgtgtttagtttaataaaaattaaaatttaattctaaaaattcaattcaatgaaattgattataattaaagaaattggttataactaaaattaatttctattaaatttaatgaaattaaaaataaattttataaaatttagattataatatttttaaattaaaatgtactTTCCAAATAATACTATcaataatttattctttatattttattgattttaaaagcaaaaactataaaattaattttctatttgtcaattattattattattattattattattatatataggcaataatataatatatattttttatttttttaattttataatatttaaatttatttttttctgattaataaaactatttattttattatataaacctTTAagtcataaaaatttattaatatatttttaatgagtttatatttttattaattattataaatttattaaatataaaatttttaataggataaaaaatttttattttacttttaaagataatttaaaaaataaaaaataaaaaatctaaaatttaattaaattctatattttaaattattttacaaataataaaattcatttcaaataaattctATTCAATTTATAGAATTTAAACCAAGCACTGTGTTACAAATCTAAACGTAAACCTCCAAAGATCGTTCTGCTCCGCCTTTGCTATCAAATTTGTACGGGTTGGTCTGACGCTGCCAACTCAACTCGTCGCCACTGCGTCCCTCTGATCGGTATATTTTTTTGCCTAGCTCTTCTGTTTTTACTGCTATGAACTGAAATCCTTCTCTTGCTTAGCTATGGGAATTCTGAATATTTGTTTTACCAATGCAATTCTTATTTCTATCTGTTTCAAGGCATCACCATATTGCCCTCCAACTGTTTGATACTTTCTTTCAACGAACATGTTCTATTTCTTctccaacatgcatacaacATCCAGCTTTTCTTGCTTACGTTTATCTTTAAAATCTTTTACTTTACACAAAAATAGATGTTCTGCGCGTTCCAATTCTCCATTTCAAAAATCAAGCACAAAAATCAGGAGGAGGAGGTCCCAAAAGAAGGTAAACCACAGAGTCCATGAGCTTGATCGAGTCATGGGCTTACAAAAGAAGCCATCTTTTATCTTACACCTTAAATCCATTTTCAATCACACATAAGTCCACCATAAACTGACATAGTATCTTCAATACTCCATGTTGGTGCTGGCACTAGAACAACTCCTCCTTTTGATACACTGAGAAGGATGGGAAGGTGGCCAGTGAGGAAGTTGAAGCTATGGAGTTAATGAAATCCATTATAGTTAAGACTTGAGAAAGTTATTAACGATGTCAGTTGATTGTAGGGTGCCATTATAAGAGATTAAATTCATTGAGAGTGAATTAGGATTTCCATAAGATTGACTAGGGAGGTGAAAAAAAAGCAGGTTGCTAGCTATATTCATGGATGGTCTTAGGACAATGAaggtgtggagttgcaaggatAAACCTTAACAATAATAATGGACAATGGTGCTAGCCACAATTTCATAGCTAACAAGTGGTTTTTGAGTgaaattattcatttagatCACACATTACATTTGGTGCCCATGGGAGCAGTGTTCCTTAAGGAAGACTGTGATAGCTTACAATAATTCAATCAACTGATAAATGATAGCTGTTATTTAGACATAAATTTGTAGCACTTAGTGGACTTGGGGAGATCAATTTGGGTAAGTAGATAAACTTCTTGacctttttcattttatattctGATTTATCCATAAAAAAACCTATTGTTAGTGCTTGTCCAACAAATTCTAAAGACCATGGGGATATTTGAACTGATCATTGTAGTCATTGGCTGATCTACATGATTGTTTTAGATATTTGTTGCCATTGAAATGATGTTATTAGGGCAGACATCgtaggaagaaaaagaaagaaagaatttaGTTGTTTGTAGTCATAAAGCGAGGCGCAAAATTGACAGACAAAAGTTAAAACAAGTCCATCAAAATCAAGCATCTTTGATTAGATAGTacagattattattattattaatctgaAATATCAAAGTATTTCTGTGTTATTGTTCACCATTTTAACTAATCCATAGTATAATGGGTGATCAAGTGCATGAAACTTTCCACAGTTATGCGCTCTGGTGGAAGGGTGGATGTATGCAGTCTTACTCCTACTTTACAGAGAAGCGATTTTCGAGTCCCAAACCTGTGACCTCTAGGTCATAAATGGAGTAACTTTAGTGCTACATTGAAGCCACTCTCTAACTAATCCGTAGTATAAGGCCCTTGTAAGAGGTAAGGCAAATGTGCTCAACCtctaaaaactgttccaatggcaACTGAAACTAATTCTGTTTGCGTAATTTTCATGATTATTATCAGAGGATTTAGATTTGTTGTTTGTGTAGGTGTAGATGGTGAGATCTAGTTGTTGGGAAGTGATCCATACTGCACTTCTAAATGGCGTCAGGTGGGGAAGTGGTAATCTTTACAGACACAAATATCGGCACTCGCATTGCCTTGGCTGTGTCTCCAGATGTCACTGCTGCTGATTTCAAGAGCAAGTGCCTCTTCTTTGGTTTTTTGCTTTTCTATCTATTTTTGACACCTTTTTGCTACGATGCCatgcatattttatttatatcctTCTAGTTTCTCTTATCTTGCTGCATGGCATGGCATGATAGggtttttcaattttttgtgCTTTTGCTTTATTAGCTAAGGTTACTTGTTTATTTTGTCTTTGTCCTTTTTGGAATAATTTGTATGCTATCCCAAATTATTCATGCCATTAGttttttttatccttttctttctttctcctctatgtatatatatttgattGCATAGTTCCTCAAACACTTAAAGGTGAGTGACTTTCCTGATGTGTCTTATTGTTACGGTGTGTGCTTTAGGCAAGGTGCAAGGTGCACCTTTGTGAGATTTAAGTGtgcttctctctttctctctcttctttttttttttttttttttctgaaatgttATTTAATCTTAAACTCTGGAGtactaaatttattttgtattgGAGCAAAATCATTGGGATTACAAATAATCACAAACTATGTTATAGGAGAAATGATTATGATAGAAACTAAGCGTGCTAAGGCAATTGTCTCCTAAAAGTGTGATTACCATTTTACTTATTTCCTAATAAAGCTCTCCCAAATAATCACATGGTTTGTTATAGGAAATATTATAGTAACAAAAATCAAGTCAATTAAGGGAATTTTCTACCTTTAGAAGTAAGATTGCCATTCACTTATTTGCTTATGGTCTCTAATCTTTGACTATTGACCAAGTATTGTTCCAGTTTTGGAGCTAACTGTTGGCAGTTTCATTTCGTAACCATGTGAATGTTATCAGCTAGGATAGTGTTAAATTTAAAGCAAAAAGCTGCTAAAGCTTTATAAGCTaggataattttatcatttatgaGGTTATGTAAATGAATTTtacttttcattttaaaacttgTTTCTGCTTGTTATTTCATAATAGGAATTTCATGGGAGACTTCTTTTGTTAAATGAACTTCTCCCAGCAAAATTGTTCTGAGGATCACATGGTCTTTTGTCAATTACTGGGTTTTTATAACTCAACTCCCCCATTGCTGAAGAAATATAACGTGGGAATGGAAGAAGTTTTTAGCCattgaaataaatttttgaatttggCAAGTGTTTCAGATTTTAGTCTCACAGGATACAGCAGTACTACACTGGAAAATTCATCAACAAGAATTACataatatttgaataaagaaTTAGAGACATTAAGAGAAGTCCCGACATTGTCTGAATAAATGTGAACAAGACAATGCCTGCACAGAAAAGGGAAGTTTATAATGCTGCCAAGTCAACATGTAGACCAATATTATAGAATTATTAATTGATGGTGGTATTTGTTGAAACAGGAAACATTTATTCTATGCTTGTTATTAACTTGCCTGATTAACTTTTTTAAGAACTGGTGTCTTTTTACCATGAATTTAAAATCAAGCATGCATCTTGGCTTCAGAAATATTTCATTGGTTTCAACTCCATAAAAGAACCAGGTCTGTGGTTTGTTTTGTGGTAAGGAATTAAGAAATGTTAGGTTGCCAATTGGATATTTTCTATGTCTCTGTGTGAAGGCTGATTTTAAGTTATCTTGGTTAAGGTAGGAAATGTCATCATCTGATGTAAGAaaatgaaggaaaaaaaattccCATTGTGGATGACCCAACTAGCTTGGGACTGAGAGTGAATTCAGTTCATATTTGTATATATGAAGAGGTAAAATGTATACTAGAGTGGGACTAGAGTCATTGGACATACTAAGAGATTGTTTGACAttgtttttggagctgttgttTAAAAGCCCTTGCTTATATATATTTGTTAGtaagtgttaaaaatttatatgaaaCAAATTGGGAATGTTTTAATCATAAGAATTCTAAATAATGAAATAACTTTGCACCAGTGGACCTAAATAAAAAGGCATCCATTATAAATTTACGTAATGATTTAggaatttatttgtaaattttttgaCTGCTTTGAGGAGTGTAGGCAGAGATCCTGCTAATGTATTTTGTTGAGTTTGCTTATATAATTTGATGATTATTTGCTTCACTACTTCtgtattatttttacttttgctTTCATCTGATTGGATGTAAAGGATTCTCAGACCTCATTATCTGCATTATTTCTTGCTACTCAGACCTCATTATCTGCATTATTTCTTGCTACTGTCTGCAAACTGGTTGATAAACTTTTAGTTAATCATTAGTTGAAGCTATCTAGATTTGATGCTTCCCTTTTATCTCCCTCCTTTTCCATATTCCCagattttcatgtaaaaattcTTGTGTAGGAGAGGTTGAGAGAACGCACAAAAGTATTTTTCCACAGTTGGGAGAAATTGAAGCGCATGGGTTAATggtatttttttgaaatggtccctttttttttcctcattgttttctgattctattgtGGGGATCCTTCATagaatttttgtttattttaccTTCTCTTAACAGGTGAAGCGAAAAAGTTGCTTTTACCACCTCGCAGGGTCTCTGCCTATAAAGTATGCTTTCCAGGGTCTCAAAGGAACATGGCTTCTTCATGTGGAAGTGCAGCCTTCAAATGAAGGAGATAAGCCTGATCTATCCCATTGTCTAGCGGCAAAAAATGGGACTCATTTTTCTGATGGTAGCAACATCAATGATTCTTTTGTACCCAACACTGAAAAGAACAATACACATAATTATAGTAATGAGAGGATCAAAGGAATTACCAGCATCAAACCTCTGACAGAAGAACTTTGGAAAACTGCCCACCATTTCAAtaaaaagaggaagaaaaagaaaaacacgaTTCACTTAGAGCACAAAGTGGATGTCACTGAGAAGGAATGCCCTATTATAATTAAAGAAACTCCCGAGTCTGCTGATAATGGAAGTGTTCAAATGTCAAAAAACAAGATTAAGCCTGTCTTAGGTTCTTCCAGCCCTTTGGTACAGACCCCCATAGAAAGGTCACCCAAAGTATTATCTGAAAGAGATGTCCTTGACAATGAAGGAAACTCTTCAGAGTTGAATTCTCTGAGCAGATTTTATGATCCTCAAAACTGTGCAGTTGCTTCCATTGCCAATGAGAGTGGAGTAGAGAAACAGCTGAAAGGCGGAAGGAACGGTAATTGCTCAAACATACAAGCTTATTCCTTTCCACGGTTTGCCACTAGAACACCTTCAAGGACACGGCCTTCTCTATTGCCTGCTGATTCCAGTCCTGGAAGATCAGGGAGTAAGCTTGAAAAAACTGCTGCCGTTGGGAAACGTATTTTGATTGCTGCAAAAAGCCTGAGAGCCTCTGGGAACAAGCAAAGACCAGTTATTTCTTTCCAAAGATTCAGAGGTGCTTCCAATTTTCCATTTGTTTCTAGAATTCCAGTGTTTGAGATCAGTGATAATGATGACTAACAATTTATGGGTGTAAATTAATGGTGGAAATGTGTAAGAAAGAGAGCAATGATTGATATATCTCAAGCTTGCTAATACAATGAATTAGATTTCTCTCTGGTATTTCTTCGTTATTCAACCTCTCTTAAttcttttctgtcattttctcaAGAAAGATCGATTATTTGATACAATTTTGGTTGTATCATTTGTATGTTTAGTGTTGTATAGCCAATACAAGAATCCTGAGTCCCTCTCATAAGCTGACCGAGTTGCGGATTTGTCGGATATAACCTTTGTAAAATAGGCTATTCGCCAATTCCACTGCGATAGTACTGCTCCTACTTCATTACTTGAGATCAAAATTAGACATCTAATGTACCAGAGAATGGAGATGAGATTATTACCCTCTTTGAGAGTTTGAAAAGCCCTTTGCGCCATTGGCTTGAGAAGAGATTCTTTCTTGAGCAAATTGGTGAGTGGACATGCCAAGTCATCATATGTTCCAATCAATCTATGGTAGTACCCAGTCAATCCTAAAGATCCTCACACTGCTTTAACAGATTTCAATATAGGCCATCTGAGAATATGCAGACTCTCCATTATCTATTGCCACTAGCCCAAGTACTCTACAAATTTCCTCCTAAATGAACATTTCTGCTACCAATTTCTCTATTTCATCTTTATGTGTATGTCTGTATGGATGAACCAAAACTGCCCATGAATACGAATGCAGAGGAATTTGGAGATCATCACTTCTTATCAAAGGCAGCTCTTTATTCTCTTATCTTAGATTTTTTCCCTACACCGTTAGTAACCATTTTAGGTCAAATAATCCACAAAATAGCAGATAATGCTAATTCATGAGAAGCATGCACCTTAGGTCTAACTTTGACACATCAAAAATTATACCACAGTTGTGTTAGCCCCTTTGATATTTCTGGGTGATacccgattatatatatatgaaaactattatttaatatctatattataggaaattcattaattaatttttcaatttgaaaaaatatattaaaaaatctcattaagattttaaaaaatctattaattaattcgccgttaattttaaaaaaaaaatttaaatattttttaaaaaaataaattaattaataaactttttataaaattgaaaggttaacatgagtttttttttttaattagagaaactaaatagtaaagacttatggttaaaattaatgaaataattaattaataaattttttaaaattttaaaaatattttattatttttttttaaatcaaaagaaccgattaataaattttttaataacatagaaattaaatagtctATTTTTCACTAATTTATTTCTGTGATAAAGGTTTTCTAATCTTTTTTGAGGATGGATAATATTCAGAATTGCCTTTTTTGAGTTTTTCATATTTTCCTGATGGATTTTGATGCCATATAAGCCAAATTTGAAGCATGCACAATGGTGGTAAGGAATGCTGGAAAACATTAGCCATCATTGCCGACAAGAGGAAAAATGTTAAGGAAGATTTACAAATTGATATCTGTgtgtattattattaattacaaatcagcccttatacttttaaaaattcacTAAAATATTCTTACTTTTTACTTCCGTTAACAAAGATGTCCTTCCATCCAATTTATTATTTCTTACCATTAAAAAATTGTGAAAAGTCCAAATTATCCttgtgatttaattaattatctcTTTATCCCTTTTTCCACTTCCCCCTCAAACCTCACAGGTCCTATGATTTTTTCTTGAATAAAAAACAATTAGGGAAATTGTTTCTTCAATCCAAGATAAATTCACTCCAAGAACTCTGCCCTATTATGATATGTAGGAATCTTTGAATGGAGAACTGCAAGCTCCTTTTGATTTGCCCAGAAAACAAATTTTTCAAGAAACCACAACAGAAATTAAAACACCATTTTTTTTGGCTTTATTTGTGATATTAGGCAAATGTATTTCATTTGGTAAACAAGTCTCCATCTTACAAGACATTAGTATGACAAAACACCTTAAAAACAAGAAGTTTAGCCAACCATAGAGGTGCATGTGTTGCACATCCACACCCAAAGTCAAACAATCCAACTTGCCAAACTCTTAGTATGACAATATTTTTGGAAAcgcttttaaaagtaaaaattttagATCTGTTTAGCACTATGgttggaagaaaagaaaagaaaaaagcagGTTTTATGAG
This is a stretch of genomic DNA from Manihot esculenta cultivar AM560-2 chromosome 2, M.esculenta_v8, whole genome shotgun sequence. It encodes these proteins:
- the LOC110609800 gene encoding uncharacterized protein LOC110609800; protein product: MASGGEVVIFTDTNIGTRIALAVSPDVTAADFKREVERTHKSIFPQLGEIEAHGLMVKRKSCFYHLAGSLPIKYAFQGLKGTWLLHVEVQPSNEGDKPDLSHCLAAKNGTHFSDGSNINDSFVPNTEKNNTHNYSNERIKGITSIKPLTEELWKTAHHFNKKRKKKKNTIHLEHKVDVTEKECPIIIKETPESADNGSVQMSKNKIKPVLGSSSPLVQTPIERSPKVLSERDVLDNEGNSSELNSLSRFYDPQNCAVASIANESGVEKQLKGGRNGNCSNIQAYSFPRFATRTPSRTRPSLLPADSSPGRSGSKLEKTAAVGKRILIAAKSLRASGNKQRPVISFQRFRGASNFPFVSRIPVFEISDNDD